Part of the Lolium rigidum isolate FL_2022 chromosome 6, APGP_CSIRO_Lrig_0.1, whole genome shotgun sequence genome, TCACAAGTAAACCTTGTGCCTTTAAACGTCCATAGGACTAATAAACTTCTCATGAAGTTACCTTGAGCAAATCAAATTGTAGGTCGTCCAAAAACAACACAGCTGTCAACAAAGCAGACGAACGAACTTGGGTCTCCCATAAGATCCAATTAAAGTCTGAGTCTGTGCCACTCGACCTCCCAAAACTGAAACTGCTCAACCATCAAATGACATAAGTCATCATATCTCCTGTGGTGCTTGAACAAGCGCATAGCTCATAGTGCAACATCTTCGTGCACATAACATTGTGAAGAACTCATCTCATGGAATCTGAATGTGCAACAAAACTGAAAGCACAAACCTCGGCAAACATACTCATGCAAGAGCATCTGGTACGAAGGACATCACGTACACCAAAAACTGCCGACTTAAAGGTTAATGAAAAATTCATGACATGGTCAAAACTGTCTCTGTAGAACAACAGTCTGATAAAGGAACCTCAACATGCAATGGAGCTTCAACTCTGCAATAGACCCCTCTTGAAAGAGCAAAGACAACAGAATTGCACTAAATGTTGTAGTATCTAGCAGAAAACAATCTCCTTCTTGCACCTCAAATAATCCTCATCGCGAACTTAAGTAACAAAGCAAAACCTTCACATGCATAACAGCAAAAACTCGGAGAGCAAAGAGTATAATGCTGGCTACCAACAGGCATAAAGATTACCTCCTCCATTTTTTTTTCTCTATAATTGAATTGTGTTCTTCATATAATCGCAGCAACATAATATCTGAAATTTGCATCCATAATATCTCCTGGCAGGCTACAATTCACCGAACTCCACCTTGAACTGAAAAGTATCAAAAACGATGATCATACCAGCGGCAAGACATCGAACATAGGTGGCACGGGAATCCTTTAATTTCTCCTCGTCAGTCCAATTCCAAAACTATCCAATGCATCCTCATAATTGGCTTGCGCCAACAACGCTCGCATCTCGACTTACCATAGGAAAACCTTGTGTCATAATACAACAGGTGAACATCGTGCTTCATGATATCCATGAGTCGATAAAACTGCGATCACAAAGTAGTACAAGCCATAGAAAAATTCTTTGTAGAACCAAACTGCAGAGCAAAAACTAGAAAAGATAGCACCTGGTAGTCTCTTGGGCTGGACGAAGCAGCACGGAAAGTCAAAAGACCAAAAACAAATCTGAACTGCAGTCCTGTTCCAAATTGTTTTCACGTGAAGAAGTAGCATATCAACTTCACGTGAACTAGCAGATGGCCTTTTGATACCTCGCTCGGGAACTTGATCGGGTGATGCGTTGATCGATCTGGACGTGTTGCTGTAGTTGCTTTGGCTGGACGGACGGGAAGTAGTACTGCCGCAGATTGATTTCTCCTCGCTAATCCATGCCAGAAACAGACTCCAACACGGCAGCATGAAACAGATCGGAACGTGGGAAGAAAGTGCAGACAAGAACGCCTTGTTCTTTCTTGATCGATCGAACATCGATCTAGTAAGGCGCATGTGCTTCGGTTGGTCGGCAGAACAGCAAAGAAGAATTGCCATCAGACACGGCAGAACAGCGCATGACGGAAACGCGCGATAAATCACTCAGCACAAATCCCGTCGGTGGATAGATCTCCAAAGACGGTGCTCACAACGCCGACACAAACTATGCCAGATCTCAAAGATTGAATCTCACAAACCGGAAGCTTCTTCACGCCGTAACGCTGCAACGGTTGATCCAAACAAACGCGGTGCGATGCTGCCCTAGAAGCACAAAGGAGAAGTCTCCTAGGGCAGCGGGTCGAACTTGAagcccgaggctctgataccacttgttacaaaaccgcgcaaataaaagtatatcaaacgaagaacaagaacacatatttttacgtggaaaacccaaacgggaaaaaccacgaaacgcacggcggcgctctcactataattggaggagtagtacaatacacgagaggacaGACCCTCTATGTGCTATCAATATGGTGTATCTTTCTCTCatctattctatgactaccttggactatatataggggcaaacaactctctttcttggcggacacgaaatagagttgtaatgtgctacgtctagcacgTTTGGTATGCCATAGTCTgttaggactccttccatagtaTAACAGGTAAATAGATTTCGGATCACCATACAACACTTAGTGAGGATACTATTTCTAGAAGCTAACCAGAGAAAAAATTGTAGAATTTTGACAGTACAGATTACCAAGCACACCACCGCTTGGCGACAGTACAATCTCAGTTCTTCTCAACAATTAGTTTAGCTCTTGCATGTCCAGACTCTATCCTGTACTGCTCGCCCATCCCCAGATGCGTCATCAAGAACCAGACGATGGTGAGCAGCTCACCGCCGTTGCTCAGCTGTTTGGCGTGGAAGTTGCTACGGCAATTGCTCGCGGCGTAGCATAGCATCTCCACCCACACCACGCGAATAAGCCGCCACCTCTTGCCGGGCTGCAGCTCCAGCAGCGACTTGGCCAGCCGGCACGCATCGAACAGCACGGACTTGCTCCTGTCCCCCTTCACGTCCCTCGGTGCGATCTCCGCGTTCACCTCGAGGACCATCATTGCCGCGGAACGCTCGTCCGGTGGAGTCATCTCCCTTGCGAAGAAGTTCTTGGCCTCCGCACAGGTATCTCCGAACCTGATCTGTCCGATGCCGGCTGTCAGCATGAACGGGCGGGCCACGAGCAGGAAAAGCATGTAATTTGACACAGCTCTGCTGATGCTGACATACTCAGAGAGCTTGGcgtcatcgctgctgtcgtcggaGTAGAGGCAGAGGTCCGTGGCGATGTGCCAAAGAAGAATGCTCTCGTCGAACTCCACCTCGACGCTCCAGCCCAGCTCCTTGTAGTAGCCCTTGCACTGGAGTGCCCACTGGCCCCTGTGGTTGCTGAACTTGCGGTAACTCTCGGTGTCGACGATGCTGACCGCCTTATCTTTCAGCTCCCTGAACACCAAGGTTTTCAGCTCGGATGACACGTCTATGTGCCAGATGTACAGCCAACTGTCCCAGTGTCCTTTGAGCCCGAGCAGCTTCAGAATCTTGGTGACCAATGTTGGTCtgtcctggaggcaaaagctgatGAGATTGTGTTGCGCCATCGAATTAGACCACCTCGCCCTGCTTTCTGGCCGGAAATACTTTAAGCACCGGAGTATCAGATGGCTTAGCGAATGGCAGATGGAACCTTCCAGAGCAGCGTATGTCCAGTAAGATACAAGCATCATACCAATAGCAGAAAGCTCTAAGCAAAGCGCTCCTCCAAATAAAAGATTGGTGATGGTGACATCGATGCCCCCGGGACCCTTGTGCAGAACATTGAAGAGGACACATGCTGTTGTTGTCGAGACGAGCGTGAAACAGCGGAACAGGCGGCCATACCAGGTGTGTATCACGGCTGCCTTGGAATGCAGGGTGTCATACATGAGAGACAGCTCGATCTCGATGATCTTGTATGCCTGTTCTGGCGTCAGCCGCAGAAACGTGGCCTGGCTCCCGGTACGGTCTTGGAAACTGAGGATGAGGTTCACAAATAGGCGCTTAAAGGTCACAAAGAAGCAGAGCGCCTCGGTGATCACCGTGGCGTAAGGCACGGTCTCCTCTGCAATGGCCGCAGTGGTGACTCCAGTTCTCCGCTCCGGTTCAATGACAATCTCTGCTTGGAGCCCTGCCTCACGTGTGAAGCGGTACTCCTCCATGAACTTGGCGTAGTTGGGGCCTGGGTCTGGCGTTGTGACCATGCTGCTCCGCAAGTTGTCCATGCTCGCGCACTTTAGCGCCCATGTCCTCTCGCCGTACTTAAGAATGCCACTCAAGAACATGAACACGGCCGGGTATAGGGTATCGGCACCAGGGCGTGACTTGGAGAAGACGTACACAGCAAGCGCAACCTGGTAATAGCGAGTAGAACGCAAGAAAAAACAGAACATTGTTATTTCAAGTTTGTTAAGTGGCCGGTACGTACTCCGCAGTGCACAAGATTCAAGCAAGTAACTAAGTAAGTATATATACCTGCGACAGCAGGCTGAGCAGGTGACGCTTCCAGAGTTCATTGTCTTCGATGGAGAATGCAGTGATGGTGTCCTGGCCAccaaggtgaaggaggaggaatggCGCCCAGAATACTTGGATTCTGTGGTTGCGGTTGAAGAACTGTGGGTCACTGGCGCCTTTGGACATGTGCGTCTGGGATAGGTACCCAAGGGcgtagatggcgatggagtctgcCAGCAGGTAGGCCAGCCAGAGGAGCACCCCGAGTAAGGCGGAGACGTTGCGCTTCCGGATGCCGGCGGAGAATAGAAGGAACACCTGCAGCGCGAGGCTGGTGAGCACAAGCACGCGGATTTCCCACTCGTTCCACACAGCCAGTAGGCCTCCCATAGAGTGTGTGTTCATGCCGTTTCCCTCCATCTCTGCCCTCCACTCCGGTGGCTCACACTTCTGTAGAATCATAATATCCTAGTCCTCATGAGAAGACTTGACTTGTGGTCTTCCATGGGGTCAACCTCACGCGTCATGCCTTATTCTTGATTATTAAGATGGGGGCCTTTACGCGTCTGGAATATCGCCTAACAATGAAGAAACCAGACGCCAAAGTTTGCACTAAAGTCAAGGGCCGTCACTCTCTTGCACTAAATGTGTGCAGTGACTAGTGGTTCAGTTAGCTCCTCCCCTTTATGCATTATCCTGAATCCAGCAACTACTGAAATTCGTCCATCAAACTACCTACTCAAAGCAATTTCTGGTTAGAAAGGCCGAAGGAATCGATGGCTGTGGTAGTGCAGTTTCTGGTTAGAAAGTTCATTGATGGCCTGGCAGAGGAGGGAGCCTCGGAGCTCCCTTTCAGCACCTATTTTTGCGACATGAGGGCTGAGTTGGAGAAGGCGACCATTTCTTCCAGCAACGCCGATGAGCTCCGAGAGTGCATGTACGAACTCAATAATCTGCTGTCCCAGTGCCGCATGCTCATCGACCAGACAAATACCTCCAGCTGCTTCTCCCTGTCCAAAGCCTGGAACTCCAACAAGGTGAAGAAAAGGGTGGTTGCCGCGAAACGCAGAGTCCTGCAGTGCGTACAGCACGATCCCAACGGTGATGCCGCAGCCTTGCAGGAGGACAGCAGCACCACCGGGTTCAGCCGTTGGACTACTTCTTGGCCTGAGCAGAGCATGATCCATGGGTTCGACCAACAGTTGTCGGAGCTAGAGCAGAAGGCGTTCAGGAACTGCAGCCCAGGACGACTTACCGGTGTCGGCATCGTTGGCATGGGTGGCATCGGAAAGACTGCACTAGCGCAGCTCGTGTTCAACAGCCAACAGGCTAGGGGACGCTACTTCCCCAGAATCTGGGTGTGCCTTTCACGCACTGCTTGCGCCGCGAAGGACGTGCGCAAGGAAGTCTTGCAGAGCATACTTATGGCTCTCGGCCTCGAAGAGGAGATCGTATTGTCAATTGATGGTGGTGGTACTAGTCTAGGAGACCTGGAATCAGCTGTCCATGAGAAGCTCAAGGGGAAACGATACCTCATAGTATTTGATGATGTCTGGAAAATCGATGGCTGGTATGCTGACGTTGTGGGCCCCCATAATGCCTTGCCAGGAAGCGACCAGCAGTCGAATTGCCTTGCTCTCAGCTTGCCTAAAGAGAGAGGCGGAGTGGTGGTCGTTACCAGCCGGCTGGAGCAGGCAGCAGAGATGATGGTGGGGAAGAGCAATGTATACCGTGTGCAGCCCTTGGCCGACAGAGAGAGCTCATGGGCAATCTTCATGGATGCACTATCCAAGGCCAGACCGGCACTGCCCAAGGAAAGACGGGCGATCGATCTCACCACTATTAACAACATGAAAGAGGAAATTCTTGAGACCTGCAGTGGGCTACCGTCAATGGCCAAGGCGATGGCAGACATCTTTGCAGATAGACTGTCATCACCAGCATCAACTTCTAGCCAGGAACTTAGCTTGAGTGGTGGAATTGTGAAGTAGGCAACATATCTGTAATGGACAAAAATGATACTACTATATAATATCTGTATATGGGTTTATGGATTGTCACATGAAAATTATGACATGATTTCTTATGAAGAAGTTAACTGCAGCGTCAGACCTTTACGACCTTCAAAAATATATTGTGACAAACATTCAAGTCAAAAATACATTTTTTGAGAAATTTAGAGTAAAAAAGGCCAATAAAATTTTGCTGGAAGCGGGTAACAAACTTTTGCATGACGGCGTGAAATAGCATGTGCGAGAGAGACTGACTATAACTTGCGGAACTTCAGTAGGGACTGCTCAAACTTGTTTTCCGGAAAAACTTGCTTCTCTCCCGGCATGAAAAGCCTGAAAAGATGGTTCGGAATATCAGTGAAAATGGATGAATTTCTACTTGCTGTCATACGACAGCCATAGGCCACAGATGGAATAAAACGGTTGTTTGACAATGCTCAAATATATACTGTTTGGCTGATATGATGTATAACTTGTGCAGTAAAGAGAACAAATGAACACCCTGGCTTCGTGCATCTCTTTTTCCTCTCTTTTATATTTGTATTTTGTTTGTAACACTGAGAGCGAAATTGACTTACTACAGAAGTAATAATGAGAACTCACTTGATTTGGTTTTCTGTTCTACTCTATTGTTTCATGGGTGTCACAGTTCATCCACACTCCATCCTTGTCACAAGGGAAAGATTTTATATTGGTACATCTGAAGACCTCCAGGAAAGTAAGGTTCGGAAACATCTCGTGCACCTGGGTCCATTCTAACACTAGGTAATTCAAGAATTTCAAACGCAATATCTCAATGTTCCACAGCTCGGACATGCTCTTTTCTCCAAAAGTCTGTAGCATTCCTCCTGTGAAGTAGAGCCTCTGCAGTCTCAACAGCCTACTCGGACTCAACCAAACCGGCATGTTCTCACCAGGGAAGCAACGTAAGTCTAGCTTTTCGAGATGGGGAGGAAGGGATAGTGAAGTTAACAATGCTGTTGCTGCAGAATCTTGTTGGCTCACTCCTTTCTTTGATAGCAACACAGCCCATGTAATGGTCAGCACACGAAGAGCTTTAATGTTTGCAACTTCATTCAGTTCGTCTTCTGTCACTACAACTTTACTTCCAATATATATGCTTAGCTTCTTCAGTTTGTCCAGCCTGACCAGCTCCGCTACCCGACAATTGTAATTGCCTGTAGATCCACCAATGACAAACCCTTTCAGCACTTGGAGTTCAGTAAGCAAACCAATGCCCCTTGGCATACCCTCCAGCAGGTAGCATTCTGAAACGTCAAGGTGGGTCAGCATCTGAAGAGACGTGATGCTCTCACTCAGTCTCTCAAGGTTATGACAAGCATGAAGATCCAAGATCCTGAGATTTGGGAGAGCACCAATTGAAGAAGGAAGCTCAGTAATACGGGAGATACCCCGCAGACAAAGATATTTCAATTGTTTGGATGACTGCAGTCCATCAAAATATTCAGTGCTGTCAACCTCAATATGGTGTCGGTACAAGTTATTCCACCGACCTAGATGGAGAACTTCGATTTTCCTCAACTCAAAGAACCAATTCTTCTCGAACTGGAGGTATTGTTCGCTCACATTAAATATTGTGAGAAGGTGATCGGGATTGGACTGATTTCTGGGTGATGCCGTTTCTATTACCCGAATATGTTCTCCAGCAAGGCAAGCACGGTGAGTACCTGAAAAGTCCCATGTTGCATTTCCATCGGAATCGAATTCAAAAAATCGTTCTTGTCTTGCAACAGTAATCAACATACGCCGAATCCAAGGGTGCAACTTACATTGGTTCACACTACAGTTACGTTTATGACATACAAGTTCAATCATCTCTGCATTGATCAACCGCTGGAAGCAGTCCTTCCCAGTATCTTCGGCTGTCTGACTTCTTGTGGCTTCTACTAACCCTTCACCAATCCACCAATAGATCATGGCCCTCTTGCTAATAATGGAATTTTCTGGGAATATAGAAAAGCATAACAAGCACAGCTTCAGCTGAAGATCAAGATTATAATAGCTGAGCTGCAAGTCAGATAACGCGGAGCTCTCAAGGATTTTCCTCTCGATCTCCAATTTTTTCCATTGCTCTGAAGCGTTTGCAGACAAAAATTTAAATGGTAAAGATGGTGATAACACTGCAGGAGCTGCTGGCTTGACCAAAGGAACATGGAGAGGAAATTTCATGCGATCTTTTAGGTAGGACATTTCAGTGTTCACAATCTGAAGC contains:
- the LOC124658841 gene encoding disease resistance RPP13-like protein 4 isoform X1, whose amino-acid sequence is MSQERTSEEVVSPFLMQLSKARVLSLTLGEDSLHAEIELLFKNIERETLDMEDILKRVSKWESDIINDFGGIARHLEDIIEEDSQQQFVLSKLQIVNTEMSYLKDRMKFPLHVPLVKPAAPAVLSPSLPFKFLSANASEQWKKLEIERKILESSALSDLQLSYYNLDLQLKLCLLCFSIFPENSIISKRAMIYWWIGEGLVEATRSQTAEDTGKDCFQRLINAEMIELVCHKRNCSVNQCKLHPWIRRMLITVARQERFFEFDSDGNATWDFSGTHRACLAGEHIRVIETASPRNQSNPDHLLTIFNVSEQYLQFEKNWFFELRKIEVLHLGRWNNLYRHHIEVDSTEYFDGLQSSKQLKYLCLRGISRITELPSSIGALPNLRILDLHACHNLERLSESITSLQMLTHLDVSECYLLEGMPRGIGLLTELQVLKGFVIGGSTGNYNCRVAELVRLDKLKKLSIYIGSKVVVTEDELNEVANIKALRVLTITWAVLLSKKGVSQQDSAATALLTSLSLPPHLEKLDLRCFPGENMPVWLSPSRLLRLQRLYFTGGMLQTFGEKSMSELWNIEILRLKFLNYLVLEWTQVHEMFPNLTFLEVFRCTNIKSFPCDKDGVWMNCDTHETIE
- the LOC124658841 gene encoding disease resistance RPP13-like protein 4 isoform X2 is translated as MSQERTSEEVVSPFLMQLSKARVLSLTLGEDSLHAEIELLFKNIERETLDMEDILKRVSKWESDIINDFGGIARHLEDIIEEDSQQQFVLSKLQIVNTEMSYLKDRMKFPLHVPLVKPAAPAVLSPSLPFKFLSANASEQWKKLEIERKILESSALSDLQLSYYNLDLQLKLCLLCFSIFPENSIISKRAMIYWWIGEGLVEATRSQTAEDTGKDCFQRLINAEMIELVCHKRNCSVNQCTHRACLAGEHIRVIETASPRNQSNPDHLLTIFNVSEQYLQFEKNWFFELRKIEVLHLGRWNNLYRHHIEVDSTEYFDGLQSSKQLKYLCLRGISRITELPSSIGALPNLRILDLHACHNLERLSESITSLQMLTHLDVSECYLLEGMPRGIGLLTELQVLKGFVIGGSTGNYNCRVAELVRLDKLKKLSIYIGSKVVVTEDELNEVANIKALRVLTITWAVLLSKKGVSQQDSAATALLTSLSLPPHLEKLDLRCFPGENMPVWLSPSRLLRLQRLYFTGGMLQTFGEKSMSELWNIEILRLKFLNYLVLEWTQVHEMFPNLTFLEVFRCTNIKSFPCDKDGVWMNCDTHETIE
- the LOC124658842 gene encoding probable disease resistance protein At5g45440, whose product is MAVVVQFLVRKFIDGLAEEGASELPFSTYFCDMRAELEKATISSSNADELRECMYELNNLLSQCRMLIDQTNTSSCFSLSKAWNSNKVKKRVVAAKRRVLQCVQHDPNGDAAALQEDSSTTGFSRWTTSWPEQSMIHGFDQQLSELEQKAFRNCSPGRLTGVGIVGMGGIGKTALAQLVFNSQQARGRYFPRIWVCLSRTACAAKDVRKEVLQSILMALGLEEEIVLSIDGGGTSLGDLESAVHEKLKGKRYLIVFDDVWKIDGWYADVVGPHNALPGSDQQSNCLALSLPKERGGVVVVTSRLEQAAEMMVGKSNVYRVQPLADRESSWAIFMDALSKARPALPKERRAIDLTTINNMKEEILETCSGLPSMAKAMADIFADRLSSPASTSSQELSLSGGIVK
- the LOC124658840 gene encoding uncharacterized protein LOC124658840, producing the protein MILQKCEPPEWRAEMEGNGMNTHSMGGLLAVWNEWEIRVLVLTSLALQVFLLFSAGIRKRNVSALLGVLLWLAYLLADSIAIYALGYLSQTHMSKGASDPQFFNRNHRIQVFWAPFLLLHLGGQDTITAFSIEDNELWKRHLLSLLSQVALAVYVFSKSRPGADTLYPAVFMFLSGILKYGERTWALKCASMDNLRSSMVTTPDPGPNYAKFMEEYRFTREAGLQAEIVIEPERRTGVTTAAIAEETVPYATVITEALCFFVTFKRLFVNLILSFQDRTGSQATFLRLTPEQAYKIIEIELSLMYDTLHSKAAVIHTWYGRLFRCFTLVSTTTACVLFNVLHKGPGGIDVTITNLLFGGALCLELSAIGMMLVSYWTYAALEGSICHSLSHLILRCLKYFRPESRARWSNSMAQHNLISFCLQDRPTLVTKILKLLGLKGHWDSWLYIWHIDVSSELKTLVFRELKDKAVSIVDTESYRKFSNHRGQWALQCKGYYKELGWSVEVEFDESILLWHIATDLCLYSDDSSDDAKLSEYVSISRAVSNYMLFLLVARPFMLTAGIGQIRFGDTCAEAKNFFAREMTPPDERSAAMMVLEVNAEIAPRDVKGDRSKSVLFDACRLAKSLLELQPGKRWRLIRVVWVEMLCYAASNCRSNFHAKQLSNGGELLTIVWFLMTHLGMGEQYRIESGHARAKLIVEKN